The Micromonospora sp. Llam0 genome includes a window with the following:
- a CDS encoding copper resistance CopC family protein → MLLAVFVGLLAVLFGASPAQAHNVLTGSDPADGAELAQAPEAVRLTFLANLSQEQTELGVTGPDGAAASTGAPVVDGKAVSVPFRPGPAGEYTVDYNVLSTDGHWVKGTLTFTLTVGVESTADPSPTGAPSPTVAEPTPEATPAPTPQATSSTESTPWWPWLVGAVVLLVAVAAGAFFVRRRTT, encoded by the coding sequence GTGTTGCTCGCGGTGTTCGTCGGGCTGCTCGCGGTGCTGTTCGGGGCATCGCCGGCCCAGGCGCACAACGTGCTGACCGGGAGCGATCCGGCTGACGGCGCGGAGCTTGCGCAGGCCCCCGAGGCGGTCCGACTCACCTTTCTGGCCAATCTCAGCCAGGAGCAGACCGAGCTGGGCGTGACCGGTCCGGACGGCGCTGCGGCGTCCACCGGGGCACCCGTAGTGGACGGCAAGGCGGTGAGTGTGCCGTTCCGTCCCGGCCCCGCCGGAGAGTACACAGTAGACTACAACGTGTTGTCCACTGATGGACACTGGGTCAAGGGCACACTCACCTTCACTTTGACGGTCGGTGTCGAGTCGACCGCTGATCCGTCACCGACCGGGGCACCCAGCCCCACCGTCGCCGAACCGACACCGGAGGCGACCCCGGCACCGACGCCGCAGGCCACCAGCTCCACCGAGTCCACACCCTGGTGGCCGTGGCTGGTCGGCGCCGTCGTCCTGCTGGTCGCGGTGGCCGCCGGAGCGTTCTTCGTCCGTCGCCGTACCACCTGA